One part of the Sphingopyxis sp. TUF1 genome encodes these proteins:
- a CDS encoding N-formylglutamate amidohydrolase, translated as MSEAWVQLGEPRAGGILLIGDHASAHVPPDVDLGIDSALLANHIAIDIGVAEVAALLVENGAVGAAILGGVSRLVVDLNREEDAPGVLPIASDGHAVPGNALDDAAREARLARFFRPYHDHIAATIAAHRPAMILSLHSFTPALAAHPDQARPWHVGVLYNEDDRLVPAAIAALEAEDIIVGDQQPYSGKALNATMNRHAEANNIPYIGIEMRQDLVGDAAGQALFAERLARMCRKVALNIGA; from the coding sequence ATGAGCGAAGCATGGGTCCAACTGGGCGAGCCGCGCGCGGGCGGAATCCTGCTGATCGGCGACCATGCCTCGGCGCATGTGCCACCTGACGTCGATCTCGGCATCGACTCTGCGCTGCTCGCCAACCACATCGCGATCGACATCGGCGTCGCGGAGGTCGCGGCGTTGCTCGTCGAAAACGGCGCAGTCGGTGCGGCCATCCTCGGCGGCGTATCGCGGCTGGTCGTCGACCTTAACCGCGAGGAGGACGCGCCGGGCGTGTTGCCGATCGCAAGCGACGGCCATGCCGTGCCGGGCAATGCGCTGGACGATGCGGCGCGCGAGGCGCGGCTGGCGCGGTTCTTCCGGCCCTATCACGACCATATTGCGGCGACGATTGCGGCGCATCGGCCCGCGATGATCCTGTCGCTGCACAGCTTCACCCCGGCGCTTGCGGCGCATCCCGATCAGGCGCGCCCTTGGCATGTCGGCGTGCTCTATAATGAGGACGACCGCCTCGTCCCCGCCGCGATCGCCGCGCTGGAAGCCGAGGACATCATCGTCGGCGACCAGCAACCCTATTCGGGCAAGGCGCTCAACGCGACGATGAACCGTCATGCCGAAGCGAACAACATTCCCTATATCGGAATCGAGATGCGGCAGGATCTGGTCGGCGACGCGGCGGGGCAGGCGCTGTTCGCCGAGCGACTGGCGCGCATGTGCCGGAAAGTGGCGTTGAACATCGGGGCTTAG
- a CDS encoding 4-(cytidine 5'-diphospho)-2-C-methyl-D-erythritol kinase, protein MHETGWAKINLALHVRARRADGYHDIETLFAFVDDGDAIHATVSEADALVIDGEFAEGLSAGGDNLVMRVLALLRARYGADRVPPLTVTLSKRLPVAAGIGGGSADAAAMARLIRTHFLPELGDATLARIVSPLGADIAACVASTTCLGIGTGEELSPVAGLRIEGTPVLLVNPRQPVATGPVFAAWDGIDRGPLYIGADHRAQLIGARNDLQRPAIAGCPAIADVLLELGALRPWLARMSGSGATCFALFDSAAERDAAAAALRERHLDWWLMAGVLR, encoded by the coding sequence ATGCACGAGACCGGCTGGGCCAAGATCAACCTCGCGCTCCACGTCCGCGCGCGGCGTGCCGACGGCTATCATGACATCGAAACGCTGTTTGCTTTTGTCGATGACGGCGATGCGATCCACGCCACGGTGTCCGAGGCCGATGCACTCGTCATCGACGGCGAGTTTGCCGAGGGCCTGAGCGCGGGCGGCGACAATCTGGTAATGCGCGTGCTGGCTCTGCTGCGTGCGCGTTATGGCGCTGACCGGGTGCCGCCGCTCACGGTGACGCTGAGCAAGCGGCTCCCCGTTGCGGCGGGGATTGGCGGCGGATCGGCGGATGCCGCGGCGATGGCGCGGCTGATCCGCACCCATTTCCTGCCCGAACTGGGCGACGCAACGCTCGCGCGGATCGTCAGCCCGCTCGGCGCCGATATTGCGGCGTGCGTGGCGAGCACGACCTGTCTCGGTATTGGCACCGGCGAGGAGTTGAGCCCGGTCGCCGGCTTACGGATTGAAGGCACGCCGGTGCTGCTCGTCAATCCGCGTCAGCCGGTCGCGACGGGGCCGGTCTTTGCCGCATGGGATGGCATCGATCGCGGACCGCTGTACATCGGTGCTGACCACCGGGCGCAGCTGATTGGCGCCCGCAACGATTTGCAGCGCCCGGCGATCGCGGGATGCCCTGCGATCGCCGACGTGCTTCTCGAACTCGGTGCGCTGCGACCGTGGCTCGCGCGCATGTCGGGATCGGGAGCGACCTGTTTTGCGCTTTTCGATTCGGCGGCCGAGCGCGACGCGGCTGCAGCGGCGCTTCGTGAACGGCATCTGGATTGGTGGCTGATGGCGGGAGTTCTGCGATGA